AAGAATATAAGTTTTTTGGTATATCGTATTGAAgtattatatttagttattgtatTATTGAAAAAGCGGGTAAAATAATATCACAATAGTTTCACTGCTTCTCCCCAGCTTATTTGACTACTGCAAAATTTCCAAATCTAGTAATGTTTTCCTTTGTAAAGCTTTCCGTGAAAGCCAAGTTTTGATTGTCTTCAGGCAATTAAAAAAACTTGAATGTTTAAGAGATAATTGTAGGAGAAAAGTGATATACCGCTAATCCGGTATTGCAATTCcgtctgatcaaaattgacccggacccacaaaaatttttcgtagatttttattggattttatgATCGTATTAAGTTTCATTCCCATAGTTTGTATACCTTTAATTTGCCTGGCGATTTTTaagaggaaaaaaatttaaaaaacagtttgctgaaattttgtgtttataatCGAGTCTCGTCTAGGAAATCGAGGAAAATGTTCCAGTAAACTCTTAGTGTGTTCGCTTTAGCACGAACAAAAATATGTCAATATCACAAGGCAACTAGTGAAGGTCGTGTGGTCGTTGAAAACTTGCTTCAGGCGTGTAATTGATAGACTAGGACCAAAAGGCCATACATCTTACAAACGTCGTCAAGTAGAGGAGCTAAAATTCGACTCTAGGACTTGGCAGTACTCAAAGCTTAATAATTTGGCTCCCATCAATTTGTTATGGTTaagaattataaataatataaataaattaaaacaaaataacttaCCATCGGAGGTTATACCCCAACCGGATGCTATGGCGGtttcattttcgaaagtttcatTAGCTTCGTCACTATTCGGAAGTTTGACTGGTTGAATGAATTCTAAAATATAGCCAGTTCACTGTTTAACATAGATATGCATTGTCAATGAGTCACTCAAATACCTACCGGTGAATTCCAGTGGCACCGGCAGCTTAATCAAGGCAACATCATTCGTTAGTTCGATTTCATCATAGTTCTCATGCACAATAATATGTTTCTTTGATACGAAAATTATATGTTGACCTGCTTCATTGTGATCTGTTCTATTTAGTGCACCCACGTAAACATCAACACCACCGATTCTATATTAAATAGTATCACAAGGAAAATTGAACAGACTAACGCTCTTACTAATCACATGTAGATCTTACAACTCGTCTGCGCAATGAGCCGCGGTGATAATCCAACGATCCGAGATGATTGATCCACCACACCAAACTCTCCCTAAGGTTGTATGAAACTCCAAACCCGCTTGATAAGAAATTTGTGCACGTCCGGCTAATTCTCCGTTAGTGATGCGTTCACTAAAGCTCTTCGTATGTAATTTCGGTTGAAACGCATCGGCAGGTTTCGCTTGTGGACGCACAACGGTCGACCAATTCAATTGGCTGGCCGAAGTGGCTGCAGCGTTAATCGCACAAATAACAGTAAATGCAGTTAGGAAAGTCATTTTAGGTGGACTGTCGctaatttttagcaaattttacatttatattaatttcctaataattatcaacttttatcgAATAAAAAGATTGTGTAcctaccatatatgtatgtacttgtatgtatagaTATATTGTTTGGcgataaaacatttttatagtcCCACCTCGAGTTCCATTTATCGGTAGTCCATTTGATATCACTTTTTTGCTGACATATAAAGTTTAATTACCGTTATAATGTTGAAAATAGaggtgtgcatgtgtgtacacataaaaaaaattcacattaaATCGGGTCGTATGTTGTTAAAGATATAGTTCAGtgtgaaaatagtattttaatcTTAACAGGATGACAAACACATTCCATTTAGAAAAATAACTATATTCACTATGTTGTTTACGCAGAACGTAAGCGTAAACTTACTTACGTACTTGCAGCGTATCACACACATACCCATAAAACGTAATGAGCAAATATTTGCTATAATTTCCAATAATTTGCGCCTAAAAGTGTGCTGCTTTCCTGCTCAGTGTTAGCTATTTCTATTACGTGGGCTGCCAATTCGCTTTGAAGGAAAATccacttaatttttaaaaattcttgatACAGAAAAATGAGGaacaataatagtaataaaataaaacaagtaagggagTCCAAGCTCCGAATATTTTAAAGTATCGGCATTCGAAAAGATCAAAGTCATGGAAATACTATGAGGAATTGCAAAccgttaaactaaaaaatttgcaattcaACATTCATTATAAGAAGAAACTGAATggattgcaataaaatttggtAT
This genomic stretch from Bactrocera dorsalis isolate Fly_Bdor chromosome 5, ASM2337382v1, whole genome shotgun sequence harbors:
- the LOC105231480 gene encoding brachyurin encodes the protein MTFLTAFTVICAINAAATSASQLNWSTVVRPQAKPADAFQPKLHTKSFSERITNGELAGRAQISYQAGLEFHTTLGRVWCGGSIISDRWIITAAHCADELIGGVDVYVGALNRTDHNEAGQHIIFVSKKHIIVHENYDEIELTNDVALIKLPVPLEFTEFIQPVKLPNSDEANETFENETAIASGWGITSDDDYKFTDILRWIDAPVISNSECSSWIYGSIQSTNICIGTTEHKSTCHGDAGGPLVLAQDSTLIGVATFNIIYSCEIGGPAPFTRVTSYLDWIEAKTGVSNQQ